CTGGTGAGtccagtgtctctcagctcaGTGTGAGTCCTTCAGTCTGGCTCAGAGTGTCAGTGTGCAGCTCAGTGCTGCTGTCTCTCTGACTGGTGAGTCACAGTCAGAACAGAACACATGCAGCAGTGTGACCCCTGCACAGCCTCCTTTAGAGAGAGTGTCTCTCAGCTCAGTGTGAGTCCTTCAGTCTggctcagtgtgtcagtgtgcagctCAGTGCTGCTGTCTCTCTGACTGTGTCTGGTGAGtccagtgtctctcagctcaGTGTGAGTCCTTCAGTCTggctcagtgtgtcagtgtgcagctCAGTGCTGCTGTCTCTCTGACTGTGTCTGGTGAGTCCAGTGTGAGTCCTTCAGTCTGGCTCAGAGTGTCGGTGGGCTGTGAGGCTCTGGGCCAGGGGGCAGCTGGACTCAGTGTTGCAGGAGGTGTTGCTGTGGGAGGAGAGCTGTTCTAGGAGACAGGTGTGATTGAGGAGTTGCAGGTCCTGTCAGTGTCTCTACTCCTGCAGGGACTCCGCTGAAGCCCGTCCTCACCTGTGATCGTCACCAGATCTTCACAGGAGACTCGGTGACCCTGCGCTGTGAGCTGAGGGGAGACACATCTACTGACTGGAGATACTACTGGTACAGAGACGGTACTGTGGTTCACCagtctgaccacagtgacaccATCAGAGCTGCTCTGACAGACTCAGGGCAGTACAGGTGCAGAGCTGGCAGAGGGACTCCAGTCGTCTTCACTCAGGACAGTGACACTGTGCAGCTCCAGGTGTCAGGTGAGTGTCTGGTCATTCTCAGCAGGACTGGGCACCAGTGCTCCCAGCCCCAAGAGTGTGGATTCTTCACAGCTGACTGGTTTACAGTGTCAACTGTGGGGGGTGTTACCAGTTGCTCAAGTAATTCTGATAGCAGGCTCTGGCCATGTGGCAGGTCTAGTGAAGGATATTGAAACTCAGGGCTTTGTCTGTGTTCATGTAAGACTTGATCATGAGACTCCACAGGCTCTCCACCAGCAGAGACTGTGCTGACTGCTGTGAgtccagagacactcctcacacactgaGCGCTGTGTGGGAGGgtgttgaggattttgaaatatgGTTAAATGAATTACGGCGCAACAGCCTTATTGAACTCCGGGATCAGAGAAACACACCTGAGGCTGCTGAAAGCCATCCCAGCGTCTCTGTCAGGCGCCAGTGAGATCTGACTGACTGGAGACAGAGGCTTCCTCACTGCTCTCAGCGTTGGGATCAACACACCTCTGTGAGCCAGTTTACAGCTGAACACTCAGCGGCTTGCGTGCTGCTTAAAGTGTCCAGCTACGGGCCTGAGACTGGACAGCTCAGCAAGGGAAAGCAAGGGCAGGAGTCACACAGTGGAAAGATGTGgatattaattgattaatttgggattaatgttattttttattattatatgttttatttaaatgttagtAGAGCTGTCattgacatttaaaatgtttgatggcatgcAACTCCAAGTGCGTGAGCTAACGCCCCTTTCGAAAGCTTGGAAACCCCTGTCTTAAAACAGTCATGGCTGAGATATCAAGAATGGTTTCCtgtataaaaaagcaaaaacagcagAGCGATCCAAACTGGGTGTGGGTTCTGCGCAGGCGGTGAGGTGTCTGTGCAGAGGCAATAAGATGTCTGTGCAGAGGCGGTGAGGTGTCTGCGCAGGCGGTGAGGTCACTGCGCAGGCGGTGAGGTCTGTGCACAGGCGGTGAAGGTTCTCCAGGTTCATGCTCAGAGAGCCCTACAGACAGGgcagctgacagctgtgtgctgCTGTGTTTCCGCAGGGAGGCCAGGGGCTGTGCTGACCCAGGAGccagactggacacccctgttcACTGGAGAGCAGGTCACTCTCAGGTGTGAGGTTCAGGGTGGAGGAGACTCTGTCTGGAGCTACAGGTGGTACAGAGGACGGGAGCAGGTGTTTCCCTCGGTGTCCACAGCCCACGATCAGAACACCTTCTCACTCGGACCTGTGGCTCAGTCCCACAGCGGTCAGTACAGCTGTCAGGGTGTGAGGAGAAGTGACTCTGCTCTGTCCAGCACCAGCAGCTCCATCACTCTGACAGTGACAGGTGAGTCTGTCCAAACACCTGCGCCCTGAGGACTCCTGTCCCTCTGCTCTGGGACAGGAGGCACAGCTGACAGAGGGGCTTTCACAGAGTGACAATGAGTGACTCACTTCTCTTGTGAATCTCTGTTCCTACAGCTCTGCCCAGGGCTGTCCTGAGAGTAGATCCTCACTGGAGTCGCTTCTACACTGGAGAGAAAGTCTCTCTGAGCTGTGAGATTTACAGGGAGTCTACAGGCTGGAAATATCTCTGGTACAAAGACACCACTGACACTGCAGTGTCCCAGACTGCTGGACACACGCTGACCATCACTGCAGCTGCTGAGTCTGACCGGGGACAGTACTGGTGTcggggacagagagaagagagaggactTCAGTCACAGCTCAGTGactctgtctctctgactgtGTCAGGTCAGTGTTTCAGCACGATAATCCTCTCAGCACTTCTGAATAGTTTTCTTGCTAAAGCCTGAGAGCTCAGCAGCTTGTTCtctgaaattaaacagaaaattacTGAAAGGAAATAGATTCATGTCAGTAGTGAGTATTTGTGAATACTCTTTCTAGAATATTGTGCATTTATGAGGGATGACATGAGGATGTATGATCAAGTAGTGAAGATTTGGTTTTGTGGTCACCAGGTTTGTTTATTCTCGATCCCTGGTGTGGTTCAGTGGTGTGGAGGGTTCATTCTCCTCCTCTGAGGACACGGGCACTGCGGACCCTCAGCAGGTCCCAGTTCCTGAAGGCCTGTCTGGTCTCTTCCTCAGAGCCGCCCACACCTGTCCTGAGCCTGGAGCCCCCTTGGACTCAGGTCTTCCTCCTGGAGACCATTTCTCTGAGCTGTGAGATTGATGGGGAGACTACAGGCTGGAAATATCTCTGGTACAAAGACACCACTGACACTGCAGTGTCCCAGACTGCTGGACACAGAGTAACTGGACACACGCTGACCATCACTGCAGCTGCTGAGTCTGACCGGGGACAGTACTGGTGTCGGGGACAGAGAGGAGTTCAATCACAGCTCAGTGAACCCGTCATCCTCAACATCACAGGTCAGACCATCATCTCTGTCAGCTCAGGGGTCTGTCCTCACTGTCTGTCTGGACTCTGACcctgctgtgtctctgtgtctctggggACGGGCCTGTGTCCTGCTGTCCCACTGGAGGAACAGGGGGTCTGTCCTCACTGTCTGTCTGGACTCTGACcctgctgtgtctctgtgtctctggggGCGGGTCTGTGTCCTGCTGTCCCACTGGAGGAACAGGTGGTCTGTCCTCACTGTCTGTCTGGACTCTGACcctgctgtgtctctgtgtctcagcgCTGCCTAAGGTCACTCTGACCGTGAGCCCGTCCAGCACTCAGCACTTCACCAGACAGACGGTCACTCTGCGCTGTGAGGTCCAGGGGGGCTCTGCTGGGTGGACAGTGAAGTACTGGACAGGGCGAGGACAGGTGTCCGGGTGTCCGAGTCGAGGGAGCAGAACAGCTGGAGTCGTCTGCAGCACCAGTTACGCCTCTGAGTCGGACAGTGGGGTTTACTGGTGTGAGTCCACAGCCGGACAGCGCAGTTACTCTGTCACCCTGACGGTCTCCGGTGAGTCACTTCTGTTCCAGCTCCTCCCAGCCCTCTGTTCCTGGTTCAGCTGCCTTGCTGCTGTGGTTGTGCCCTGTTAGCTGTACCTCTCTGCCCTCCTGCCCCGTTCCCTGTGTCCCCAGACAGGTGTGGGTGGACCCTGTGCTGTGAGAGACTCTTACTGGTATCCTGGAGTCTCTCCAGTGTCTGATGCAAGGACAGGCTGAGAGTGTGACTGTACAcactccagtgtgtgtctgtgctgtgtgtgactCTACactctccagtgtgtgtgtctgtgctgtgtgtgactCTACACACTCCAGTGTGTATCTGTGCTTTGTGTGACTCTGCACaccccagtgtctgtgtctgtgctgtgtgtgactCTACAcactccagtgtgtgtgtctgtgctgtgtgtgactgtacacactccagtgtgtgtgtctgtgctgtgtgtgagtcGACACactccagtgtgtgtgtatgtgttgtGTGTGAGTCTACACACCCCAGAGTGTTGATGTTGTGTCTTTGCTCTGTTGTGCAGGTGGCCCTGTGATCCTGCAGATCCCACTCCAGCCTGTGACTGAAGGAGACTCTCTGACTCTGCGCTGTCTAGTCCGGCTGTATGATTATTACAGAAGATACATCACATATCAGTCAACTGGTGTCTTTTATAAAGATGGTGAGAAGGTCCAGCCccagagagatggacagatgaCTATTGACAGAGTGTCTCAGACAGACCAGGGCTCCTACAGGTGTGAACACTCCTACTGGGGTGTCTCTCCAGAGAGCAGAGTGTCTGTGAGAGGTAAGACACCACTAGCCctgcactgacactgacaaTCTGTGGACTGCTCTGCTCTGTCTCTGTTACTGGGGtgatgaggaggaggaagatGCAGAGGATGGGCAGTAAAACTCTTGAGTATCCCGTGTGCTGCTGCGCTGTACCCCTGCTGTACCCCTGTACCCTCTCTGGACAGAGGCTCTGCAGCGCTGTGTGCTGTTGGCTTGAACCTGTCATCATCTTGATCAGACCTCAGTGTGTTTGCAGTGTTGGCTGAGTATCAGACCTTGTGTCTGTCCTCCCTCACGGCAGGCTTGACTTGACTGGGTGCAGCTCTGTGGGCAGTGTGGGGACTGACGGGCTCTTGTTTCTGTATCAGGATCACTGCAGCTCTGTGGGCAGTGTGGGGACTGACGGGCTCCTGTTCCTGTATCAGGATCACTGCAGCTCTGTGGGCAGTGTGGGGACTGACGGGCTCTTGTTTCTATATCTCAGGATCACTGCAGCTCTGTGGGCAGTGTGGGGACTGAAGGGCTCTTGTTTCTGTATCTCAGGATCACTGCAGCTCTGTGGGCAGTGTGGGGACTGACGGGCTCTTGTTTCTGTATCAGGATCACTGCAGCTCTGTGTTTTGAATTAGTGTTATTAATTTTACCAGATTATTATTGGTTGTTATTACTCGTTTGTTGTATTTGGTTGATGTTATTGAAGTGTTTCAGTAGGTTCACCACGACTCAAGGCAGGttgcttctgtttcagccacacACACAACATGCTGTAGAACGTTGTGCGACAGTCTGGGATGGGCTTGCTTGTGTGTGAGCTTGGCTCTCTGCAGAGAACCCGTGCGAGTGTTGAGCGCAGGGCTGCTGGGCTCCAGGCATCTCCGAGAGCTGTGATCCCTGTGCTGAGTGTCCATCTGCTCTCTGTCCCCAGAGCTGCTCTCCAGAGTGACCCTGACAGCCTCTCCAGGCGCAGAGCTGGAGGAGGGGGAGTCTCTGAACCTCACCTGCCAGGCCGAGGTCACGAGACACCCCCCGCCTGCGCTGAGCTTCGTCCTGCTGAGAGACAACAGCACGGTGAGCCCCAGCACCGGGCCTGTCCAGAACACCTCCCTCGGACCCCCCAGCACCAGGCCTGTCCAGATGTCCGCGGTCAGGCGCAGCAGCTCGGGGTCTGAGCTCTACAGTCTGCTGGTCCGCAGGGCTGACCGCTCCTTCTCTGGGACATACAGGTGTGTGGTCAGCTCTCACAGCGGGGTGAGCAGAGAGAGTGCGCTCCTTCACGTCCGTGTCGCAGGTGAGAACAGGCTGCTCTCCTCCCTCAGGAGGAGAAGTTACTGACCAGCTTCTCCCTCTGTggtcatttctttctttcagcTCGTGTCCGTCTCTGCGTGATTGTCTTTCTCTGCACTTCTGTGTTTTTGCCCGTCTCTGCTTCCCAGGAGAGCCTGGTCAGTGTGGAGAGACTCGCTCTCTTCCTCAGAGCTCGTGAGGAGAGTCTGGTCAGTGTGGAGAGACTCGCTCTCTTCCTCAGAGCTCGTGAGGAGAGTCTGGTCAGTGTGGAGACTCGCACTCTTCCTCAGAGCTCGTGAGGAGGGTCTGGTCAGTGTGGAGAGACTCGCTCTCTTCCTCAGAGCTCGTGAGGAGAGTCTGGTCAGTGTGGAGAGACTCGCTCTCTTTCTCAGAGCTCACGAGGAGAGTCTGGTCAGTGAGGAGACTCGCACTCTTCCTCAGAGCTCGTGAGGAGAGTCTGGTCAGTGTGGAGACCCACACTCTTCCTCAGAGCTCGTGAGGAGAGTCTGGTCAGTGTGGAGAGACTCGCACTCTTCCTCAGAGCTCGTGAGGAGAGTCTGGTCAGTGTGGAGTCTGGTCAGTGTGGAGAGCCTGGTCAGTGTGAAAGGTTTTTCGCCTCTGTGACCTGTGTGTCTCACCCTTGTCCAAACAGCCTCCAAGCTGCCCTTGTCTGCCTACATCTCTGTGGTTCTGCTGGTGCTGGTTCTGGCCGTGCTGATCGCTGGGCTGCTGTACCACAGGACCAGAGGTGAGACTCTAGACTGACCACCcccgctgcagacacacactgacccatccaggaccaggactggacagccctgctgcagacacacactgacccctccaggaccaggactggacagccaagctgcagacacactgacccctccaggaccaggactggacagccctgctacagacacacacattgacccctccaggaccaggactggacagccctgctgcagaaacacactgacccctccaggaccggaCTGGGCAGCGCTATCTGACAGGAGGCCAGAGCTCTGGACTCTAACACAGGTGTTTCTCTGCAGGGCTTCCGTGCGCCGCTGGGAAGCAGAGGTGAGTGTCAGCAACCCACAGGGGAGAGGGGACCCCAGGATCGCACCCTCGCTGGTCCCCCCTGTCAGTGTTGGGACACACTGAGAAAGACAGCGGTCAGCCGGGGTCTCAGAGTCTCAGGATCTTGGGGTCAGTCAGGGTCAGTTAGGGTCTCAGGGTCAGTCAGGGTCTCAAGGTCAGTCAGGGTCAGTCAGGGTCTCAGGGTCTCAGGGTCAGTCAGGGTCTCAAGGTCAGTCAGGGTCAGTCAGGGTCTCAGGGTCTCAGGGTCAGTCAGGGTCTCAGGGTCTCAGGGTCAATCAGGGTCTCAAGGTCAGTCAGGGTCTCAGGGTCTCagggtcagtcagggtcacaagGTCAGTCAGGGTCTCAGGGTCTCAGAGTCTCAGGGTCTCAGGGTCTCAGGGTCAGTCagggtctcagtgtctcagaGTCTCAAGGTCAGTCAGGGTCAGTCAGAGTCTCAGTCTCAGATTCTCAGGGTCAGTCAGGGTCTCAGGGACTCAAGGTCAGTCAGAGTCAGTCAGGGTCAGCCAGGGTCCGTCAGTTACTGCTTGTACACTTCCTCTGCTGCAGGGACTCAGCTGAGCAGGACCAAGTGACGCTCAGAGGCCGGACTCACAGCCCTGAGGCTTTGCAGCTGAGCACCCTGAACACACAGGCAGGTAGGACTGAAACAGGACACCTGAcccctcagtgcagtgttcatgtactggagtgtccagtcagtgtgtctgtatgaacccctctctctctcagtgcagtgttcatgtactggagtgtccagtcagtgtgtctgtatgaacccctctctctctctcagtgcagtgttcatgtactggagtgtccagtcagtgtgtctgtatgaacccctctctctcagtgcagtgttcatgtactggtgTCCAGTCGGTGTTAATGGTGTGTTTTCTCCCTGCAGTGCCCCTGGGTGGTGAAGCTGTGTACTGCAATGTCTCTCAGAAGGAGAAAGTGAAGAAGAGTGAGATCCGTGTCTCACACTGTCTGCTGGGGTCAACTGGCCCTGAGTCTCTGTGTAGCTGCTGCcaagttttgttttgatttgtgaGCAGTACTGTggtttgtgtgtctgtactgcgaTGAGTGTCTGTACTGCAGTGagctgtgtgcgtgtgtgtgtgtatttgtactGCGGTGCTGTGTGGTggtgagctgtgtgtgtgtctgtactgcagtGTTGTGggctgtgcgtgtgtgtgtttgtactgtGGTGCTGTGCggctgtgggctgtgtgtgtgtctgtactgcagtGTTGTgcggctgtgtgtgtgtgtgtgtgtgtgtgtgtgtgtgtgtgtgtgagaaggCCAGTAACACTGCTGCTTCCTCAGATGCTGAGGTCAGACCGGAGGGGGACATCCTGTATGCCGAGGTCAGCCTGCCTGCCAGCACAGGTGAGGGCTCCAGCACCTCCAGAGACACaactacacacactgacacacactctctgtgtgagagctgagtgtgagagagtgtagTACAgctcagtgtgtgagagtgtttgTAGTAGAGTtcagagtgtgtgagagtgtagtagagctgagtgtgtgagagtgtagtagagctgagtgtgtgagagtgtgtgtagtAGAGccgagtgtgtgagtgtgtgtagtaGAGCcaagtgtgtgagagtgtgtgtagtagagctgagtgtgtgagagtgtgtgtagtAGAGccgagtgtgtgagagtgtagcagagctgagtgtgtgagagtgtagcagagctgagtgtgtgtagtagagctgagtgtgtgagtgtgcagtagagctcagtgagtgtgtgtaatagggcagtgtgtgtgtgtagtagagctgagtgtgtgagagtgtgtagtagacctgagtgtgtgagagagtgtgtagtagagctgagtgtgtgtgagagtgtgtagtAGAGCTGTGTGTagtagagctgagtgtgtgtgagagtgtagtAGAGccgagtgtgagagtgtgtagtagagttcagtgtgtgtgtgagagtgtgtagtTTACTacacactctcactcacacacactcagctctactacacactctcacaccctcagctctaccacacacacacacaactctactacacacactctcacacactctgaACTCTactacacactctcacacacactcagctctactacactcacacactgagctctacagacactcacacacaactACTACACACAGCTCTACACACACTCACTCGGCTCTACACACACtatcaacacacacacacagctctactacacactctctcacacacacgcaCTCTCACACTCCTGGCAGCTCTGCTGggagcagtgtcagtgacacgAGTTCCTTTGACAGCTGTGTCCTTTCTCAGGTGCAGCCCAGAGAGAGAGCTCCACGGAGGTCTGCTACTCTGCTCTCAATCTCAGGACACCTGCAGGTATGAGACatagagagacaggagacactgagagagactTCAGACACCGAGAGAGAGACTTCAGACAccgagagagagaaaggagacactgagagagagacctgAGACAccgagagacaggagacacagagagacttgAGACACTGAGAGAGCACTTgagtgcacttcctactgcactgtgacagatactctgggattagagaaacattcttccccaaattcagaaatctaatcccagagttcccacacctgccagaatcacaacgggtcccaatcctactgggagagggaggagggaactcagctgaactggcagcccagtatgcgatctcctgtcccagcctgaggaacagtgagcctgtctctcaataataataatacagtgtgatctcctgtcccagcctggggaacagacagtgagcctgtctctcaattataataatacagtgtgtgatctcctgtcccagcctgaggaacagacagtgagcctgtctctcaataataataataatacagtgtgtgatctcctgtcccagcctgaggaacagacagtgagcctgtctctcaataataataatacagtctgtgatctcctgtcccagcctgaggaacagacagtgagcctgtctctcaataataatattacagtgtgtgatctcctgtcccagcctgaggaacagtgagcctgtctcccaataatgctccttctgtctacagtatatgtaaatattttatgacatgTCTCTGTTGTAATTGTCTGTAATaggtctgtagattttattttatgttttgttccatgttaattttattgtttttatttgctttggcaacactgattgtacccatcggtcatgctaataaagcaccttgaattgaattgaattgacaggaGACATTGAGAGActtgagacagtgagagagagacttgagacagtgagagagagacttgagacaccgagagagagacttgagacagtgagagagagacttgagacagtgagagagacttGACACaatgagagacaggagacaccgAGAGAGAGACTTGAGACaccgagagagacaggagacattGAGAGACTtgagacactgagagagagacttgagaaagtgagagagacaggagaaattgagagagagacttgagacacacagagagagaggagacacagagagagagacttgagacactgagacaggagacaggagacagagagaacaGAGCAGCTGCTCCTCTTCCACCTGGAGACAGGCAGAGCCGGGAGGAGAGGAGCAGAGTGAGGGGGCTGTGGGGGTCAGCGTCACTGTGTCCCCCTTACAGCCAGGGGCCTGGCTCTGTTCGTCTCCTGCTCCCATTCGTAATTCCTGAACGAGCGAGGAGGCAAGTCAAGTCCTGTCCTGTGTCCCCAGCCGGACCCTGGGAGCCCCCCGCCCCCAGCAGCCTGTACAGCCAGGTGAAGCCGAAGAAGAAGAAAGGTGAGGCACGGCGTCTGGGTCCCTTCTCTCTGCGACCCCTCGCCCCCAGGCTGGACCAGTGGACAGGGGAGGGAGCAGAGTGTCCTGTGTGGGTCTGCCctgctcctccctctcctcactGTGCCTCTGCCTTCACAGCCCCTCCCTCTGACCAGAGCGCTGCCAGCCTCTAAGCCACTGTGCACTTCTGAACGCAGGTCAGTGTTCACTCTGATGTACGGTCTGTCCCTGTCCTgacctctccctgtctctgcagtcctgtctgtccctgtcctgacctctccctgtctctgcagTCCTGTGTGTCCCTGTCCTGACCTCTCTGTGTGTCCCTGTCCTtacctctccctgtctctgcagTCGTCTGTCCCTATCCTgacctctccctgtctctgcagtcctgtctgtccctgtcctgacctctccctgtctctgcagtcctgtctgtccctgtcctgacctctccctgtctctgcagtcctgtctgtccctgtcctgacctctccctgtctctgcagTCGTCTGTCCCTATCCTgacctctccctgtctctgcagtcctgtctgtccctgtcctgacctctccctgtctctgcagTCCTGTCTGTCCCTATCCTgacctctccctgtctctgcagttctgtctgtccctgtcCTGACTTCTCCTTGTGTGTCACTGTTTGTATTAATTGTTCACTGTGTGCGTTTCACATGCTCTAGGAATGTGTGGCGTGTTGTGCGGCGGGTGTGTGGCGTGTTGTGCAGCGTGTTGTGCAACGGGTGTGTGGCGTGTTGTGCAACATGTTGTGCGGCGGGTGTGTGGCGTGTTGTGCAGCGTGTTGTGCAGCGGGTGTGTGGCATGTTGTGCAACATGTTGTGTGGCGTGTTGTGCAGCATGTTGTGCAGCGGGTGTGTCGCGTGTTGTTAAGCGTGTTGTGCAGCGGGTGTGTCGTGTGTTGTTAAGCGTGTTGTGTGGCGTGTTGCGCTGGGTGTCACTGGTCTCTGCTCCTTTTCCCTTCAGCCTGGCTGTGCTCTGCGGGCGGACAGGACCTGCCAGCAGCCAGAACTGGACGTCTTGAGCGCCTGTCACTTGCAGTTAATATACCGACGGGCCGACGGGCCGACAGGCCGACAGGCAGACAGGACGACAGGACGACAGGACGACAGACTGACAGGACGACAGGACGACAGACTGACAGAACGACAGGACGACAGGACGATCTGTGTTGTTCATGCAAAAGCCCACAGGCGCTGGAATTGAAAGGACTGAAGCATCTGTGAAACAGCACCTTTCAACCCAAGAAAACCCAGAGCTCTTCACTTACTGGGGGACCAACTTCATACAGCCACAgcggtcattctgcaccagtaccccccactgggagacacacagtggtcattctgcaccagtaacccccactgggagacacacagtggtcattctgcaccagtaccCCCTGCTGGGAGACAAACagtggtcattctgcaccagtaacccccactgagacacacagtgccctgtgtagtgtgctctcacgaggcaccagttctgtaggggtttgggcatttactgggacaattattaattgtagcagtaagtcacaaaattgattcttttaatggccttagaatccaaccatgcgatataactcaaacaacgcacacacacaggcactaatacacgagaatacaattattaatacataaaatgtgcatgtaaacataacagatcttatcgtgagggttatcagaatacaaaagatatatattcattcagtcacgaagagttgcacatatcaagaggacatacgttcggtatatcattcatttagaccgtttcgtaaatgaagttggtcacaacttctacactagatactcaaaacaagtacataactcttaggaattaaattgatattaactGGTTGGGTTACGAATtatcgagcagtaatgcagtgaagttgaatactcatccaatctctggggattcagatctcctggaGACACaagcaaagaaacagttgcagcctgttgctgtccaatccgcgctctctggctcggtgccaggctgtgctgtgcggcttgcgacggtgcactgctgatgctcactgaccggctagttagtgttggctttaactagcaaagcttgtgcacaggagaaaagatgactgtgggtcccagcaagtcaggaagaagaccggttcgttcctgatgaagcgctagttctgaatagtgattcagctgtccacagttccgacctgttcacgaggcctgctgctggtgctaacctcgggtggatcctctggttactctctggcaacctccgctctagactcttagaacaaaggaaagttctggcactcggacacactggcctttCCGCGGTTGTCCGGGCTgggcctcaggatggtcaggaggcgcgctgcgagaatgtcctgcccttgggagccttctgctcctgggccgtcctgccctggaattgtctcgcacccctggaattctccttagagatTCTCTTTAGAATTTCTCCccggccctctgtgttgcctgtttttacctggaggaacttcagctcattcattggctgaaagtttcatgggcatcagagtcccacgtgggttactcggccctaccagtccctgattggttgatcaaggtgagatatgagtcacttactcctgacacttaggaatgcagtccagatgtccatctggcactccctagacagataggcgccaatggatgaccattgatcatgatagccaggcttagctaagtgcatccccatttggga
This DNA window, taken from Lepisosteus oculatus isolate fLepOcu1 chromosome 23, fLepOcu1.hap2, whole genome shotgun sequence, encodes the following:
- the LOC138224763 gene encoding Fc receptor-like protein 5 isoform X2, which translates into the protein MGSAALGALLGRPGAVLTQEPDWTPLFTGEQVTLRCEVQGGGDSVWSYRWYRGREQVFPSVSTAHDQNTFSLGPVAQSHSGQYSCQGVRRSDSALSSTSSSITLTVTALPRAALRVDPHWSRFYTGEKVSLSCEIDGEATGWKYLWYKDTTDTAVSQTAGRRVTGHTLTITAAAESDRGQYWCRGQREERGLQSQLSDSVSLTVSGTPLKPVLTCDRHQIFTGDSVTLRCELRGDTSTDWRYYWYRDGTVVHQSDHSDTIRAALTDSGQYRCRAGRGTPVVFTQDSDTVQLQVSGRPGAVLTQEPDWTPLFTGEQVTLRCEVQGGGDSVWSYRWYRGREQVFPSVSTAHDQNTFSLGPVAQSHSGQYSCQGVRRSDSALSSTSSSITLTVTALPRAVLRVDPHWSRFYTGEKVSLSCEIYRESTGWKYLWYKDTTDTAVSQTAGHTLTITAAAESDRGQYWCRGQREERGLQSQLSDSVSLTVSEPPTPVLSLEPPWTQVFLLETISLSCEIDGETTGWKYLWYKDTTDTAVSQTAGHRVTGHTLTITAAAESDRGQYWCRGQRGVQSQLSEPVILNITALPKVTLTVSPSSTQHFTRQTVTLRCEVQGGSAGWTVKYWTGRGQVSGCPSRGSRTAGVVCSTSYASESDSGVYWCESTAGQRSYSVTLTVSGGPVILQIPLQPVTEGDSLTLRCLVRLYDYYRRYITYQSTGVFYKDGEKVQPQRDGQMTIDRVSQTDQGSYRCEHSYWGVSPESRVSVRELLSRVTLTASPGAELEEGESLNLTCQAEVTRHPPPALSFVLLRDNSTVSPSTGPVQNTSLGPPSTRPVQMSAVRRSSSGSELYSLLVRRADRSFSGTYRCVVSSHSGVSRESALLHVRVAASKLPLSAYISVVLLVLVLAVLIAGLLYHRTRGLPCAAGKQRDSAEQDQVTLRGRTHSPEALQLSTLNTQAVPLGGEAVYCNVSQKEKVKKNAEVRPEGDILYAEVSLPASTGAAQRESSTEVCYSALNLRTPAAGPWEPPAPSSLYSQVKPKKKKAPPSDQSAASL
- the LOC138224763 gene encoding Fc receptor-like protein 5 isoform X4 → MGSAALGALLVFAAVISPASCQGRPGAVLTQEPDWTPLFTGEQVTLRCEVQGGGDSVWSYRWYRGREQVFPSVSTAHDQNTFSLGPVAQSHSGQYSCQGVRRSDSALSSTSSSITLTVTALPRAALRVDPHWSRFYTGEKVSLSCEIDGEATGWKYLWYKDTTDTAVSQTAGRRVTGHTLTITAAAESDRGQYWCRGQREERGLQSQLSDSVSLTVSGTPLKPVLTCDRHQIFTGDSVTLRCELRGDTSTDWRYYWYRDGTVVHQSDHSDTIRAALTDSGQYRCRAGRGTPVVFTQDSDTVQLQVSGRPGAVLTQEPDWTPLFTGEQVTLRCEVQGGGDSVWSYRWYRGREQVFPSVSTAHDQNTFSLGPVAQSHSGQYSCQGVRRSDSALSSTSSSITLTVTALPRAVLRVDPHWSRFYTGEKVSLSCEIYRESTGWKYLWYKDTTDTAVSQTAGHTLTITAAAESDRGQYWCRGQREERGLQSQLSDSVSLTVSEPPTPVLSLEPPWTQVFLLETISLSCEIDGETTGWKYLWYKDTTDTAVSQTAGHRVTGHTLTITAAAESDRGQYWCRGQRGVQSQLSEPVILNITALPKVTLTVSPSSTQHFTRQTVTLRCEVQGGSAGWTVKYWTGRGQVSGCPSRGSRTAGVVCSTSYASESDSGVYWCESTAGQRSYSVTLTVSGGPVILQIPLQPVTEGDSLTLRCLVRLYDYYRRYITYQSTGVFYKDGEKVQPQRDGQMTIDRVSQTDQGSYRCEHSYWGVSPESRVSVRELLSRVTLTASPGAELEEGESLNLTCQAEVTRHPPPALSFVLLRDNSTVSPSTGPVQNTSLGPPSTRPVQMSAVRRSSSGSELYSLLVRRADRSFSGTYSLQAALVCLHLCGSAGAGSGRADRWAAVPQDQRASVRRWEAEVSVSNPQGRGDPRIAPSLVPPVSVGTH